A genome region from Crossiella equi includes the following:
- a CDS encoding NAD(P)/FAD-dependent oxidoreductase: MASPDVVVIGAGIIGAACAHALRRGGLRVEVVERDAPACATTASGEGNVLVSDKAPGPELALARESRRRWPEVLAELEVDAEWEAKGGLTVVTAEPAGLLAFAQAQRAGGVVAEVADDPWTLEPHLTRAVTAAVHYPEDAQLQPVLAATALLRGIPVRAHTTVTGLGPGILHTTGGPIRCHSVVNASGPWAGEVSAALGAPIAIHPRRGVVLVTSPQPELVRHKVYDGDYVNAVASDDAGLQTSTVVESTRAGTILIGSSRERVGFRPSLDTRVLSTLAAKAQALFPVLATVPVMRAYGGFRPYAPDHLPVIGQDPRLPHLWHATGHEGAGIGLAPATGDLLAALLLGTTPRLDPAPFQVDRPGVLVTA, encoded by the coding sequence ATGGCGAGCCCGGACGTGGTGGTCATCGGCGCGGGCATCATCGGGGCCGCCTGTGCTCATGCGCTTCGGCGGGGCGGGCTGCGGGTCGAGGTCGTCGAGCGGGACGCACCTGCTTGTGCCACGACCGCGTCCGGAGAGGGCAATGTCCTGGTGTCCGACAAGGCGCCTGGGCCCGAGCTGGCGCTCGCCCGGGAGTCTCGGCGGCGGTGGCCCGAGGTGCTCGCCGAGCTCGAAGTTGATGCCGAGTGGGAGGCCAAGGGTGGGCTGACCGTGGTCACGGCGGAGCCCGCCGGGTTGCTGGCGTTCGCCCAGGCGCAGCGTGCCGGGGGAGTGGTGGCCGAGGTCGCCGACGACCCCTGGACCCTTGAACCCCATCTCACCCGGGCCGTGACCGCTGCCGTGCACTACCCGGAGGACGCCCAGCTCCAGCCCGTCCTGGCCGCCACCGCGCTGCTGCGCGGCATCCCGGTCCGCGCCCACACCACCGTCACCGGTCTGGGGCCCGGCATCCTGCACACCACCGGTGGACCCATCCGCTGCCACTCCGTCGTCAACGCCAGTGGTCCGTGGGCGGGGGAGGTGTCGGCGGCACTGGGTGCGCCGATCGCGATCCACCCCCGGCGGGGTGTGGTGCTGGTGACCTCTCCGCAGCCGGAGCTGGTGCGGCACAAGGTCTACGACGGCGACTACGTCAACGCCGTGGCCAGTGACGACGCCGGGCTCCAGACCTCGACGGTGGTCGAGTCCACCAGGGCGGGCACCATCCTCATCGGGTCCAGCCGGGAACGGGTCGGCTTCCGCCCCAGCCTGGACACCCGCGTGCTGAGCACCCTGGCGGCCAAGGCACAGGCCTTGTTCCCGGTGCTGGCCACCGTCCCGGTCATGCGCGCCTATGGCGGTTTCCGCCCTTACGCCCCAGACCACCTCCCGGTCATCGGCCAGGACCCACGCCTGCCCCACCTCTGGCACGCCACCGGCCACGAGGGCGCGGGCATCGGCCTGGCCCCGGCCACGGGGGACCTGCTGGCGGCCCTGCTGCTCGGAACGACACCCCGGCTGGACCCGGCGCCGTTCCAGGTGGACCGGCCCGGGGTCCTGGTGACGGCGTGA